The genomic stretch taaataataattctaaattaagaagaaaaaatattcggataatataaacaaaaaaatttgaaaaagctTATGTTGTCTTCTCTTGGGAGACGTGGCATACTTTCAACATCTCTCCATGagagacgttgtaggtacctatgacgtctctcatagggagactttgtagacattcaacgtctccccctgggagttaTCATAGGGTGTATGTTTTATACCCTATGATGACTTctagggggagacgttgaatgtctacaaagtctccccatgggagtcatcatagggtcactttagatggctcctgcaacaacgtctcctCTTGGgagagacattaaatgtctacaatgtctctcccatgtagccattaaatgcatattttgttgtagtgaacatacataccccatgtgtgcatggacTAAGCACACGTGACACAAGTTTCACTATAGCTCTATTCACACAACAACGTCAAATAAAATCATAGAGAATAATgccaattctaacaattaatccTTCATGATCACAACTCAAAAATCATACGTTTGAATAATAGGCGTATGTTTGAACGTAAAAATACAATTGCATGTAACATGAATAGGTGAGAGTTCTTAAAATTAATGTTCAAGTTGATAATTCTACTTGTTCATTTTATAGCcattttcttaaaaattcagcaagTATAAAATAATTTCCCACTTAATTATTACTTCAtcattcatttaaatcacatatttgtcattcataaattttattataaaaatttaatttactaaaataattcattaacttttaataatttttttcataaaataataatctcatttattatttaataacaattaaaagaatgtgataaaatttgtagttacttaaagttattaaataaattctTTGATCACCTTTAGAAATcatttttaatcaattattttgtaaatatataaatataaactgCATAAGTATAATTGAGcaaatacatatttaaagtgtggaaaaatcacatttgAAACACATGCTTTActtatttcatttaaaagacattttctcCTAAAAACCAAAAATTCCAACAAGTGGTTTATtacataaatttttaaataatcaaatttgCAAGCATAAAAATTGTATAGTTTTCTTTTacaaatttataaaagaaatacaTGCATTTGATTGAAGAAAATGCATTATTAAGGTAAAAATCATCTTTTACTTACATTAGTTCTAAAATGTGAATCTTTTAAATTATTGAAAAATTACCACAAACATGAACCAAAATCCAGCAAGCATGAATTTACTTAACTATGCTCTTAATTGTGTTTAACCATTAACCTAGCAtgcttttataatttttatgcatCCCTAGATTCAATTAGCATGCACCAATAATGTAACTATGATTAAAACAACGATTTACAAACAAAAAAAGGCCTAGGCCGAATACACTActaaaataacacataacatacaCAACTAAATCATGCTTCACTTATATAATAAAATACCTaaaataatcatgcttataagtgagcaaataaacaacaaaataaaagaaacccTAGGTCTACAACAAGACATATGGCTGAACCCATGGCACCTTAACAAGAGAAATACCACAAACTATAATGTGCTCATAATCCAATGGTTTTATAATTAATCATCAAGAAACAAACACAACTTGTAATCCCTTTAGAACACCCTAGGCCGAAACTTACATGAACAACTAGTCATGAAAATAATACCAATAATCGTATTCAATGTCCACATGAACCCTAGCATGTTCCTATTTTTCCAATAACATGGGCAAGTTTATAGAAAATCAAAAGAAACAAAAGCCAAACTTTACATGCATTGTCAACACATCCATACACGCCAAGTCACAAACACACACCCAACCATAGAGCCACACACACCTAGGCCCCTACAAGAATACAAACAACCATTAACACACATAGGGAATCCAAATCAAACAACAATCAATAACAAAAtactcaataaaataatagcaaggCTAGAGATTTACTACCTCCTTTGCTAGAAATCAATACTCAAAATGGCCACCACACTTGATCACAccccctagggatttcgaaccaccataaaaaaaaaaaaaaaagaacaacaaagtacttttagattcaagaaggaggagtagaaactaaaaaaaataacaccATGAATCAAGAACTCACCCTAGGGATTCAAAACCCTACTtcccttctccttccttcttcttttcttctcttctttctctccacTTCTCATGAGCCCTCTCTTCCTCCTCTATTCACAAGGCAGCCACCAAGACAAAATGAGAACACTCATGTTTTCTTTGTTTTTATAGAGGCCCTAGTGGTCGAACACTAGCTAGTGGGAAAAGGGTAAGTCTTAATTCTAATCTCCTTGACTCCCTTTCCCATAATTCATGAAATTTCCAACTATGGCTTGATTGATTTGCGTACAAAATGGAAACTTTCTTATACACTCCCCCTTGCCTTTGACCGAGcactctccctctccctctccccCTCTATCTGATAAGGttattttggatattatattgGTTATCCTTTCGCACTTAGATAATGTTCATTTCAAGTTgttttaggtgttcttagctttgtgtttacgagtctttgatttttaagccataaaatattttataaggtattattgacGAATTCGATATATTTTTGTAGTTAGGAATGAATGTCAAATGATAGgactcgagaaaatgaagtttgaaacaagtttgaagtgttttagaagtccctaaacACGAGGTTCGAGCTTAAAGTTGAAGATTACGAAGAAAAAGCATGGAAGCATAATTTGTTCTATggctgcggccaccaacatttaTTGGTTGCGGCCTAGGAGTCAGAGAGTAGTGGTCGCAGCCACCAACATTaagaattgcatgcttaatgaattttttgcctagattaacctgttttcCATATAGTGTAATACTTTTACTAGGTCAAATAGATCACATGcgtaatgggtttattgctgggtaaaaagggttaattaagagtgcttagctttaattaagtatgatagggaaactgggataattgactgcttaaatGTTATCtatggggttaatagtttaattgggaatatggaatattattcgtcattgttgatagattgattgtcgaaggtggagggtaattcttgactatttctttaatatcgttatatccttagttattcaatcattgatatttatttcattttatctTTTCAGCtgttaaaactaaaacccctttctACTTTCagtttagttcttattttgaataataatttgatcgtagtcctcgtgggttcgacccttatttaccgctatactgaagtagttggtgtatgtgaagaaaaaaaatatatttaaatttgatacgacatacgacacccatcaaatttttggcgccgttgtcggggactattgtaagtcatttttattatttaatttaattaactacatacttaaaaaaaaattgattgtaGGTGTATATGTCTAGCGACgatactcaagaaagactacaagCCATAAAGCAATATCTTGAGACATCGTCATCCCGCTCTTCAAGGACTATCATTGACAATCCACTATTTCAACCTTcaaagagagttatccagtacAAATACCATTACCATCTGATGACGATTCTGACTCTGAAACATCAATTAAGTCTCAAATGGCGCAGGAAaggacgttgaaagagttggcGTCGTCGAATCTAGACCATCAACCTCTGTGTATCCAATATCTAGTGTTGGACGTTAACTTTGAACTAAAGTTGGGCCTCATACATTTACTACATCTTTCCATGGGCTACCAAGAGAGGACCCGAATAAGCATCTGACAGAATTTCACATAGTCTGCTCTAGTATGAAACCAGCTTTAGTACTGGAAGAGCAGATTAAATTAAGAgcatttccattttctttgaagGATGGTGCAAAGGAATGACTCTATTACCTTCCTCCTGGAACTGTTGATACCTGGAATGAAATAAAGACATTGTTCTTGGAGCGTTACTTCCCAACATCTAAGGTTGGTAGTATAAGGAAGGAAATCTGTGGAATTCGCCAATAGACTTGGGAGTCATTATAtgagtattgggagagatttaagaggCTATGTGCTAGCTACCCCTACCACCAAATAAGTGAACAACTTTTGATTCAAGACTTTTATGAAGGACTATTTCCATTGGACAGGAGCATGATTGATGCAGCAAGTGGGGGAGCATTGGTGGACAAGACCCCTGCTGCATCTAGGAGTTTAATTTCTAATATGGCAGCTAATTCTCAACAGTTTAGAGTTCGTCAAGAATGAAGAGATTAAATGAGACAAACTCTAAAGTAGAGCAGCAGCTTGCGCAGTTAACTAGTATGGTTCAACAAATGGCTTTAGGTCAACAAGTGAGACCTTGTGGAATATTTCAGTTGGTGGGGCATCCTATTGATGCATGTCCCACACTTTAAGAGAATACCAATGAGCATGTAAATGCAATGGGGGGATTCCCAGGGCAACCTAGGCAAAGGTATGGCCCTTATGCTATAACTTATAACGAAGGATGGAAGGAATATCCTAATCTTCGATATAGGAATCAACAATAAACTTTACCTACTAGACCACCAGGGTTTCCTTATCAACAAAGGCAACAACAAATCTATACACCTCAGCCTCAACATCCTATTATCTCACAAGCTCAAGATCCATCAATGGTGGATATGCTAAAAACGTTAGTGTCCTTCAATATGCAAATTCAAGTATTTCTTCAAGGCGCTCGGGCGTCCCTGAAAAATTTAGAGAACACTATGGGTCAAATTGCCACTTCATTAAGTCAAAGTGATCCATAGAATCAAGGAAAATTACCTTCGCAGCCTATTCGGAACCCCAGGGAAAATGCTAATGCCATCACATTAAGAGATGGCAAGAATTATGATCCACCCACTATCCCATCAAGTTCAAATGATGCACCATTACCTCCTACCCAATCCGCCCAACAAGAAAAATATGAAACTCCAACCACAACACTCAACCCTAAACCAACTATTCCCATTTATGTCACTACTCCTCTATTTCCTAGTCGTTTCAGAAAGACAAAGAAAGATGAAGCTGAATAGGAAATACTGGAGACTTTTCGCAAGGTTGAGGTAAACATTCCCTTACTTGATGCCATTAAGCAAGTACCTCGATATGCAAAGTGTTTAAAGGAGTTATGCACCAATAAGAGGAAGCTAAAAGGGAATGAAAAGGTAAGTGTGGGGGAAAATGTTTCGACAGTTTTTCAAAAGAAACTTTtaccaaagtgtaaggatcctggCACCTTCACTATTCCTTGCACTATTGGCAATAAAAGGATTGAAAGATGTATGCTAGATTTGGGTGCTTCAATCAATGTAATGTCTTACTCTATTTATACCTCTTTGAACTTGGGACCACTGGAAGAAACGGGGGTGATCATACAATTAGCAGATCGTTCTAATTCCTATCCAAGGGGAGTATTAGAGGATGTATTGGTTAAAGTAAATGAATTGGTTTTTCCGGCAGACTTTTACATTCTTAATATGGAAGATGACTGAATTCCATGTTCTACACCAGTATTATTGGGAAGGCCATTCTTAAAGATAGCTAGAACTAAGATAGATGTTCATGAGGGAACCTTGACCCTAGAGTTTGATGGTGAGGGGATTCACTTTAATATCTTATAGGCTATGCGGTATCCAAGTGATGTTCATTCAGTTTTTTCAATTGATATTCTGGACACATTGTCACAAAGAATTCTGGATTTACATGGAGAGGATGGGTTAGATGTTTTTTTGAGGGAACCAATAGACTTGAAGAAAGATGATGTCACTACTGATGTAAAGGAGACAGTGGATGCACGTAATAGTGGTGGAGAGGTTTCTAAAGAGGTGTCGTTCTTAGAGTTGCTTGTTTCTCATGAGCAACTTCAACCATCTGTTAAATTACCACCCAAGCTTGAATGAAAACCACTATTGGAGCATCTCAAATTTTTTTACTTGGGTGAGAAAGAGACATTGTCGGTTATTATCACCACACAACTTACCCAAGTACAAGAGGATCATTTGATGAGGGTACTTCAAGAATACAAAACAGCCGTAGGGTGGACCATAGCAGATATCAAGGGATATAAGCCCAACTATGTGTATGCACCATATTCTCCTTGAAGATGGATCCAAGCCTTCTAGAAAAGCTCAAAAAAGGTTAAATCCACCTATGATGGAGGTAGTTAAGAAGGAGATATTGAAGCTCTTAAGTGTGGGTGTGATTTGCCTTATTTCAGATAGCAAGTGGGTGAGTCCATTTCAAGTAGTTCCTAAGAAATCAGGCATCACTGTGGTAAAGAATGACGAGGATGAGTTAGTGCCCACAAGAGTCCAAACAGGTTGGcaagtttgtattgattatagaaagttgaaCACTGCAACTAGAAAATACCATTTCCCTTtgccattcatcgatcaaatgcTTGAAAGATTAGTGGGACATActtattattgctttcttgatggttattcagGTTATAATCAAATTTTTATTGCTCTTGACGACCAAGAGAAGACCACATTTACATGCCCATTTGGCACATTTGCTTTTCGTAGAATGtcatttggattatgcaatgctccTGCCACTTTTCAGCGATGTATGGTTAGTATTTTCTCATATTACATAGAGAACATCatagaagtgtttatggatgatttcaaTGTCTATGGTGATTCTTTTGATAAGTGCCTCCACAATTTAACTCTAGTTCTTAAATGATGTATGGACACTAATCTTGTATTGAATTGGGAGAAGTGCCACTTTATGGTGCAACAATGTATTGTTTTGGGGCATGTTATTTCATAAAATGGATTGGATTGGACAAGGCAAAAATTGATCTCATTCATTCTCTTCCACCACCATCAAGTGTGAAAGAAATAAGATCCTTTCTTGGTCATGCAGGACTCTATAGGCAGTTTATAAAGgatttctcaaagattgcttctcCCTTATGCAATCTTCTTCAAAAGGATGTGGCATTTGAATTTAATGATAAATGTTTGTTTGCATTCAACAAATTGAAGGAATCCTTGACCTCAACACCTATTATTCATCCACCAAACTGGGAGTTAccatttgaaataatgtgtgacaATAGTGACTATGCAGTAGGAGCGATCCTTGGGCAAAGAGTTGGTACAGTTCCTCATGTTATATATTATGCCTCTTGAACTCTTAATGATGCTCAGTTGAATTACTCTACTACAGAGAAAGAGTTTTAGCGGTCATCTTTGCTCTAGAAAAGTTTCAGTCTTACTTGATTGGAACTAAAGTTATTGTTTACACTAACCATGTAGCTCTTAAATTTTTACTTGCTAAGAAAGAAGCGAAGCCCAAACTTATTCGATAGATTTTACTTCTTCAAGAATTTGATCTtgaaataaaagataagagaggaACAGAAAATTTGGTGGCTGAGCATTTAAGTAGACTTATTCGGGATGAAGATAACTTgcaattaaatgaaaattttcccGACGAACAACTCCTGGCTCTTAAAGAAGTTATTTCATGGTTTGctaatattgttaattatttagcCACTAAAGAGTTACCAGGAGACCTTACACAAGCTCAAAAGAACAAGATTAAGCATGGTGCTAAGTTTTATATTTTGGATAAGCCTTATTTATGGAAACATTGTGCTGATCAAGTCATTCGAAGGTGTGTTCCCGATTTGAATTTCAATCTATCCTTGCTTTCTCACATTCTCATGCTTGTGGAGGTCATTTTGGACCAAAAAGAACAACCCATAAAGTACTTGACAATGATTTTTATTGGCCTACCATCTTTAAAGATTCATATGCATATTGTAAGGCATGTGACCATTGTCAACGAGTTGGTAATATTACTGCTAGGGATCAAATGCTCCAAACTCCCATACTTATTATTGAGATTTTTAatgtatggggcattgattttatgggaccatttccattGTCATTCGTTTTTGAGTGTATTCTTTTAGCGGTGGATTATGTGTCTAAGTGGATGGAAGCAAAAGCAACTAAAATGGATAATTCTAAAACAGTGGTTGAGTTCATTAGATAGCATATTTTTGTGAGATTTGGTACTCCAAGGGCAATAATTAGTGACCAAGGTACTCACTTCTGCAATAAAATGAATGAAGCTTTATTTCGGCTCTATCAAGTGACTCATAAAGTAACCACTGCCTACTACCCACAAGCAAATGGCCAAGTCAAGGTATCAAATAGAGAAGTCAAGTCTATTATTGAAAAGACGACGAATCCAAATAGAAAGGAATGGAGTATAAGATTAGATGATGTTCTATGGGCATATCGCACAGATTACAAGAAACTGCTTGGTATGTCGCCGTATCGGTTGGTGTATGGATAGCCTTGTCATATACCGGTTGAATTGGAGCATAAAACTTGATGGGCTGTGAAAAAGTGTAACATGGAGATGGACAATGTAGGCCAACAAAGAATGCTGGAATTACAAGAGCTGGAGGAAATTTGTAATGATGCTTATGAGAGCTCTAAGATTTACAAAGAAAAGACCAAAGCCTTTCATGATCGAAATAGAATTATTCGAAAAATGTTTGATACGGGACAGAAAGTATTATTGTATCATTCTCGTCTCAAACTCTTTCCAGGTAAGTTGAAGTCCCGATGGATTGGACCATTCATAGTGGTACATCAATGGGAAAAATACTCAAGGTAAATGGACAGATATTGAAGCCTTATTATGAGTCTTTCGATGAGGAACAAGCTACTGTGATTCACCTCTTCGATCTGGAATAAGTTGATGAGGTATGAAAAGATTTTATGTCGAGCTAGCGACGTTAAACTTAGCTAAagtttatgtattttattttattttattttaaagacatttttgtttattttattttcatgtaatttttttttctttttgaacttagttttaattttattaaaatacaaaTTGGGCCAAATggcttgtggccgcggcctggaGAACAGAACGTAATGGCCGCGACCACCATAAGCCCGGGCAGCGGCCACTATTCGATTtcaacatcatttttttttaaaaaaaacctcCCATTTCATTTCTTCTCCACTTCTCACACAAACAAAGACCCCAAAACCGAAAAAGCTCTCATTTTCTCACAAAATTTCATCATTTTCACCTAATTTTCATTCAAATTATTCCCCAAATCATCACAATTCTCATCATCAATCTTCATTCTCTACAATTTTTCATCTATTCTCACCAAAATCCTCCTTTTCTACAAAAATTCTATTTCAAAAGCTAAAGTTCCATAATTTTAAATTTGACAATTGAGGTTATTTAACTAGTTTTAAGGTGCTTCATTGACATAATCAAGATTTCAAAGACTTTCTATAGTCAATCAAAAGTAAGTAACTTCTCTTGATTATTTGattattgggttttgagtattgaGTATTGAAGAATAAGATTTGGGGTATTTTGGATTATATAGTTTTGGTGGATGAATTACTTATATATTGTGATCATTGGCTTAGATTAGTTGTTTATGTTGTTATATTGGTGATGATTTCAATTTTGGGGAGATTGAATTACTACATCATAATTTTCCACTATTGGATTACTCTATGCCTATTAAGTGTTTGATGAAAGTTCTAAGAGAAGTGTGTTTTAGTTTAAAGGGGAATTGATTGAATATTTTTGAAGagtaattatttatttgtttagtaGATATTTGGCGAGAGtaattagaggagtttgaattgATATTTTTGGGGTATCTTGAATTATTCTCTTAGTGCTTAGTTATTTGTGTTAAAGGAAGCTTATCCCTGAGTTTTGAAATGAAGAATGACACCAAAGAGATTTAGAAAGAATACCAAAGGTTCTTCCTTATTTAAGGTTCAATTTGATGCCACCAAATTTATTTCCGAGGAGGCATTCAAACGCTATCAAGATGCGGTAGTGAAACAGAAAACGATGATTGAAGAAAGGGGGTTTGATATGGAGATTCGTTATGGGTATCCATCCATTGTGGAGCAGATTGGGAAAAGACATTGGACAAAAAAAATTTCTCAACCCGATGCTGCAGTAATCCCTATAGCAAGAGAGTTTTATGCTAATGGAATTTCTCAAGTCACAACTATGGCTACAGTGCGAGGGGTTAATGTGAATTTCTCAAGTGCATCCATAAATCAATTTTATGGGCTTCCTAGCATAGACAATGATGAGTATAGCCAAATATTTGATAATCCCGACTTTAATGAGATTATCCAATCTCTGTGCAAGTCAAATACCAAATGGAAATGAACTGAAACAGGTTATCCCATTAAGTTTAAGCGAGAGGCGATGGGAGTTATTGAAAAAGCCTGGCATAAGTTTATTAATGCAAAGTTATTTCCCACTAAACATGTAAGTGATGTGAATGTGGATACTATCATACTTTTATATGCCATCTTGAAGGGAAAAACAATTGATGTGGGGCGCTTTATCAAGTCCTCCATTCAGAACAGTTTCAGACATGTTTCTAAGGGGTTCTACCATCCCCATCTCATTACTGCCATGTGTGCTCAAGCTGGTGTGAAATGGGATCCTTCGAAGCCTTTATTGCAGCCCATGCATATACTGAATAGATCCTCCATCACCCGCTTCAAGGTCACTGACACTACAGGGGCTAGCTCATCTTCTCAAACTTGGGCTAGGCCACCGCCATCAACCAAAAATATGACCTTGGCGGACCATATGACACTTGTGGAGGAATCTATGTACACTACCTCTCAAGAGTTGCATGCTCCCCATACTAAATTCCAAACACACCAACAACGCATGATTGAGTGGGTCGGTTATCAAGATGTCTGTTTCAAGATGAATGCCATACACCTTGACATGGAGATGGCAAACTATCCACCTACACCACAGTGGATACAATCGTATCCACCACCTATTCCCAGATGCAAGATGATGAGAACAAGGAGGAAGCTGAAGATGATAAAGGAGATGCCTAATTAATGAGCATTTACTTCGGTTGAGggagtttttctttattttattttatttttcattgaggacaatgtattgtataagtgtgggggaagggaacaACTGAAACTAAACTgctttgattttattttattgcGTTGTTTTtgctttgattttatttttattatgttgtgttttttatgtttttatgttgtttgttttttcttttcatttttagtttgtttaggttgtcataagcatggtTATGTTGGAAGTTGTTTGTCAATGATAAAAAATTCTGATTGAGATGATGATATTCCTaggaaattgatgaattctgcatgaattgtgtgcttaactcttgtgtggttgttacttaagcttgattttagatttttaaacataatgtgtgttCAATTAGATTTATTTTTTCACTAATGTTTGGAGATATTAATGCATGCTATTACTTATATATAGTCTCGACCACTCTAGAAActattgattaattgtttgaggcgaaatcctaagtacacatgattaggaagatgattaaggcatgttctttggatcgtttgagcctttcaagattatctatgaaattgaatatcctattttcccatttttgagccataatgactaatctttttcttttataagccaACATCTAAACCTTTGTAGCCTGAAATTTTTATCTTTTTCTGTGACCCATTACATcatagttttatatgattgtttgatttggtggGTTAGGTTGGGTTATGGATTGTAAGAAAGGGAAGTTGCATTGGTTTGTTGGATTATAATATGAAAGTATATGATCTACTATTTCTTCTAATGAgttgaattgaaaagaaaaaaaacagaaaaaaatctGCATTGAgaaatatgaaaagaaaaaagaaagaaatattgCAAAAGTATAAGTATGGGGGAAATAGTAAGATCAATGTGGAAAGAACAAAAGGGAGAGATTATGTATTATTTTTGAATTGTATGGGAAGTTTGTGAGAAGAtctagagaaaaaaaatatataggctatggtgtgatttaagcttaaatattcctttttcatctaccttcaaccttagccttacattacaagcttttaaagaccttATGATTCTTGATAATGTTTGTTTAGATTAGTGGAGAacaattggttaatgtctatggagtggatgtttttcatgaaaatattattatatatgagactttaaaacatattatggcatgtataaattgattcaaatGTTTGTGTTTTGGTTTGTTTGATTATGCATAATCATAAATAAGATCATGTTTTAAGTGGTGACTAggcattgagttgaaattctgaGGAATGTGGAATTCAAAATTTTCTTATAACTCATTTGATTGATCAATCTTTGAGATAACTAACACTTTCGACAAAATCATTGcttatgttttatttgtttagtttttagaTTTTATTAGtggttttgctaagggactagaaAAGTTTAAGCATGAGGGAAtttgataagggtattttggatattatatttgttatccttTCACACTTAGATAATGTTCATTtcaagtgtttttaggtgttcttagctttgttttacgagCCTTTAATTTTtaagccataaaatattttataaggtattattgacGAATTTGATATATTTTTGTGGTTGGGATGGATGTGAAATGATAGgactcgagaaaatgaagtttggAACAAGTTTAATgtgttttagaagtccctaaaTCTGAGGTTCGAGCTTAAAGTTGAAGATTACAAAGAAAAAGCATGGAAGCAGAATTTggtctgtggccgcggccaccaacatttatTAGTCGTGGCCTAGGAGTCAaagagtagtggccgcggccaccacaATTGTAACGACCccgattttcaagactcgataatgcagaaatataaatgttttcatttgacaaaatatctcaaaaacccatagaaaaaaaaaactttttaaaaagtcgtatgggcatacttaacatttaattacaacatattttataaaagtagagtgagcctagtttaggaaaattacacaacatttccaaaaataaaacagcttcccaaaaggtcggtccacatgtacatttgcaacgtagactccagcgctcactgctctgccttgcccttgttcttacctacaacaggaaaaataactaggtaagcgaaaacgcttagtaagttcaacctttaAACAAAAGCATGCATAGAATTAGGGTTCCAGACCCTAcataatcaatttcaagaacgcaaaagcatcctggcaaacttatggtcatgcttgataaccaatgacaaattatttcatataaacagataaattcctgcactcagaaaatcccagaacaagcatatatattatatcataactatatcttatcaacaaatatatctccctgcactcagaaaatctcagagcaagcagatataatatatcacaatataattcgagaccaacattcgacaatttccaacaatttgggcataacacgccctccagcataaatgctaatctgtaagagagaaccgagtctcaacactaagatctagccaataaaaatccccatcaagggtaactatcgtgttacctagggcatcgctacttatccaagagtaaatccct from Humulus lupulus chromosome 5, drHumLupu1.1, whole genome shotgun sequence encodes the following:
- the LOC133779537 gene encoding uncharacterized protein LOC133779537, coding for MYCFGACYFIKWIGLDKAKIDLIHSLPPPSSVKEIRSFLGHAGLYRQFIKDFSKIASPLCNLLQKDVAFEFNDKCLFAFNKLKESLTSTPIIHPPNWELPFEIMCDNSDYAVGAILGQRVDKRGTENLVAEHLSRLIRDEDNLQLNENFPDEQLLALKEVISWFANIVNYLATKELPGDLTQAQKNKIKHGAKFYILDKPYLWKHCADQVIRRCVPDLNFNLSLLSHILMLVEACDHCQRVGNITARDQMLQTPILIIEIFNVWGIDFMGPFPLSFVFECILLAVDYVSKWMEAKATKMDNSKTVVEFIR